From the genome of Methylocystis echinoides:
GCGCCGGCGGCTCGTCGACTTTGCGACGCGCGCCATCGAGCGGGACATCGGCTATGAATCGCTCGACGTCGTGGCCGGCGGCGAGACGGCGGGCATTCCCTTCGCCGCCTGGATTTCCGACAGCCTGATGCTGCCGATGCAATATGTGCGCAAGAAGCCCAAGGGCTTCGGCCGCAATGCGCGCATCGAAGGGGACCTGCACGAGAACGGCCGCGCCCTGCTCGTCGAAGACCTCGCGACCGACGGCGGCTCCAAGAAGGATTTCGTGCAGGCGCTGCGCGACGCAGGCCAGCGCTGCGACCATGTCTTCGTGTTCTTCTTCTACGACATCTTCGCCGGCGCGCGGGAAGACCTCGAAAAGCTCGGCGTCAGCCTGCATTCTCTTGCGACCTGGCGCGATGTGCTCGCGGTCGGCCGCGCGCATCGCTACTTTCCTGAGGCGGCGCTGAACGAAGTCGAGGCCTTCATCTCCGACCCGGTCGCCTGGTCGGCGGCGCATGGCGGGGCCGACAAGCCGAAGGCCTGATGCGCGAGCGCCCCTCCCCCGCTGCGCGGGAGAGGGAGCGGACCATGGCCTTCGTCGATCAAGTGGGGGCATTTGAAATGAGCAGATTCTTTTTCTCCGCCGCCCTGCTTCTCCTCGCCGTCGCCCCGGCGCGCGCCGATCCGCCGCCGGGTTTCTCGCGCCTCGCCGACGTCGCGCCCGATATTTTGCAGGACATGCGCTACGCGGGCTCCGACAATTTCACGGGCCATCGGGTCCCCGGCTATGACGCGCCGCAATGCTGGCTGAAGACCGACGCGGCGAACGCGCTCGCCGCGGCGCAAGCGGAGGCGAAGGCCAGGGGCATTTCGCTCGTGGTTTACGATTGCTACCGCCCCAGGCGCGCGGTTTCGGCCTTTGTCGACTGGTCGCGCAACGCCGATCAAGCGACCAAGCCCGAGCATTATCCGCGCCTCGACAAGAGCCAGCTCTTCCCGCAGGGCTACATTGCGGCGCAGTCCACCCATTCGACCGGACTCGCCGTCGATCTGGGCGTGAAGGGCTGGAACTTCGGCACGCCTTTCGATTTCTTCGACCCGCGCTCCTGGACGAAATCCCAGACGACGCGCGACGCCCGCAAGCATCGCGACGCGCTCGTCGCGCTCATGCGCCGGCATGGTTTCGACAATTACCCCCGTGAGTGGTGGCACTTCACATTCAAGGGCGTCGAGAACGCCGAGAGCTATGACGCGCCGATCGACTGACGGCGGCGACGCGGTTTCTTTGGCGAATGCAACCTCAGGGCAAGGGCGCCATGCGGCGGATCAAAACGGCGATCGTTCTCGGCCTCCTTCTCGGCGCCTCCGGCGCGTCGGCGAAGGACTGCAGCGCGCTCGCGACGCAGACGGATATGAATATCTGCGAGGGTGAGATTTTCGAGAAGGCCGACGCGCGGCTGAATGACGTGTACCGCCGGCTCGCCGCCAAGATCAGCGCCAAAGGCAAGAGCAAGCTCGTCGAGGCCGAGCGCGCCTGGCTCACTTATCGCGACCTGCAGTGCGACTTCGACACGCTTGGCGTCGAGGGCGGCTCGATCCACGGCATGATGGTCGCGCAATGCCGGACCGAGATGACGAAAGAGCAAACCAAGCGTCTCGAGCGCCAGCTCACTTGCCAGGAAGGCGACATGTCCTGCGGCAATCAGTAGAAAGTTCCCGGGCTAACGCCCGCCCGAACGCTGCGGGACATGGGCGCGCACCCAGGCGGCGAAAGCCTCCTCGTCGATCTCCCGGTTGGCGAATTGCGCCACGGCGATGAAGCACTCTTCGTCACTCGCCGCGAGCTCATAGCCATTGTCCGCCAGAAATAGCTCGAGCGCCGCCAGGGCGACGCGCTTCTTGCCCTGAACAAAGGGATGGCTGCGGATGAAGCCGGCGGCGCAGGCGGCGGCGAGGCGGGCCGCGTCGCAGCCGGGCGCAGCGCGGGCGAGGTCCACTGGCCGCTGGAGCGCCGCCGTCAGGGCCGCCTCGCTGATCACGCCGACCGCGCCGCCATGCTCGGCCAGAACGGCCTCGTGGACCGCAAGCGCGATCGCCCGGTCGAGAAAGCGCCAGCCTGTCTCTTCCCTTTTCTTCATGGCTCCGATGGGCGGCGCGCCCCCGTCTCGTGGTTGGCTATCGCGCGACTGTCACAGGCGGCGCGCGCATCCTTTCACTGCTTTGGCAGGAACCCCGACGCCCCGCCGCGCAGTTGAAGCGTTCCTGCGCCCGGCTCCGGGTTGGCGGCGCTGGCGCAGGCGGACAACGCCATGGCCAGGAAAAGGCAGGCCAGCTTTCCCATTTGCGGTTCCCCTTCCTCGATCACTTCGACAGCGCGCGCAGCGCATTGTGCCTCTTGCTGATGATGCGCTTCGCGAGGGCTACCCGGCGCTCGAATTCCGGGTCCGTCTTGGTGACGCGATAGCCCTCGGGCGAGCGCGTAAGATAGAGGCGGTCGCCTTTCTCGACCCCGAGATCGGCGATGATTTCGCGCGGCAACACCACGCCCAGCGAATTGCCGATGCGAATGACCTTGAGCGCGCCATAGGCTTCGATCGGATCCGGGTCGCTCATGGTTCTTACATCCGTTTCAACGCTAAACGTTGGTATACACGTTATAACCCGCGGCGTGAGGCGGCAATATGACAAGCGCCGGCGACCCGCCCCATCGATCTGAAAAAGCGCTAAACTGCGATTCCGATGCGCCCCGACATTCTCGCCCCGCTATTTGGCCGGACCGCCGCACTGCCCGGCGTCGGCCCCAAGACCGCGCCGCTCTTCGACCGCCTGCTCGCCAGGCCGGGAAGCCAGGCGCGCGTCGTCGATCTGCTGTTTCACCTGCCGACCAATGTCATCGACCGCAGCCAGCGCCCCACAATCGCCGAGGCGCCGCTCGAGACGCAGGTCGTGATCAAGGCGCAAGTCGTCGATCACCGCCGTCCCCAGGGGCGCTACGCCAAGCAGCCCTATCGCGTGCTTGTGGAGGACGAGACCGGCGACGTGGAGCTCGTCTTCTTTCTCGCCAACGCCGACTGGATCGAACGCAGCCTGCCGCTCGGCGCGACGCGGTGGATTTCCGGGCGCATCGAGCTTTATGACGGCCGCCGGCAGATGGTCCATCCCGACCGCGTGCTCGACGAGGCCGGCCTCGCCAAGCTCGCGCCTTTCGAACCCGTTTACGGGCTGACCGAAGGGCTTCAGCCGCGCTTCGTTTTACGCGCGGCGGAAGAAGCGCTGGCGCGCCTGCCCGACCTCCCGGAATGGCAGGAGCCGACGGTGCTGGCGGCGAACAAACTCCCGGGTTTTGGAGAAGCGCTGCGCGCCGCGCACCGGCCCGACAGCGTCAAGGCGCTCTCCCCGCAGCATCCGGCGCGACAACGCCTCGCGCTCGACGAATTGCTGGCGAGCCAATTGGCGCTGAGACTGACCCGCGCCAAAATGCGCCGCCTGCCCGGCCGAGAGAACAAGGGCGACGGCCATATCGCTTCGACCATCGAAGCCGCCTTGCCGTTCCGCCTCACCGGCGCGCAGCGGCGCGCGCTCGACGACATTCGCGCCGACCTCGGCTCCGACATGCGCATGCTGCGGCTGGTGCAGGGCGACGTCGGCTCCGGCAAGACGGTCGTCGCCGCGCTCGCCATGGCGAGCGTCGTCGAATGCGGCCGCCAGGCGGCTCTGATGGCGCCGACTGAAATTCTTGCGCGCCAGCATTACGAGCGTCTCGCTCCGCTCCTCGAACCGGCCGGCGTGCGCGTCGCCTTGCTGACCGGCCGGCTCAAGGCGAGCGAACGCGCAGCGACTCACGCGGCCGTCGCAGCCGGCGAGATCGAGGTCGTCGTCGGCACCCATGCGCTCGTCCAGGGCGACCTCGCGTTCCGCGATCTCGGGATCGCCGTCGTCGACGAGCAGCACCGCTTCGGGGTGCAGCAGCGGCTGGCGCTCGGCGCCAAGGGGGACGCGGTCGACGTGCTCGTGATGACGGCGACGCCCATTCCTCGCACGCTGGCGCTCACCGCCTTCGGCGACATGGATTGCTCCGCCCTCGACGAGAAGCCGCCGGGGCGCACCCCCATTTCCACCCGCGCTTTGCCGGCCTCCCGTATCGGCGAGGTCGTCGCGGGCCTCATGCGCGCCGTTGCGTCGGGCGCGCGCGCCTATTGGGTCTGCCCGCTCGTCGAAGAGAATGAAGATCTCGACCTCGCCGCCGCCGAGGCGCGCGCCGCCGATTTGCGCCATTATTTCGGCGACGCGGTCGGTCTCCTGCACGGGCGCATGAAGGGGCCTGAGAAGGACGCGGCGATGGAGGCGTTCCAGAGGGGCGAAACGAAGGTGCTTGTCGCCACCACGGTGGTGGAAGTGGGCGTCGACGTGCCCGAGGCGACGATCATGGTGATCGAGCACGCCGAGCGCTTCGGCCTCGCGCAGCTGCATCAGCTGCGCGGCCGCGTCGGGCGCGGCACGGGCAAATCGAGCTGTCTGCTGCTTTACAAGGGGCCGTTGAGCGAGGCCGCCAAGGCGCGGTTGACCACCTTACGCCAGACGGAAGACGGATTTCGTATCGCGGAAGAGGACCTGCGGCTGCGTGGCGAGGGCGAACTGCTCGGCACGCGCCAAGCCGGGCTGCCGGGTTTCCGCCTCGCCGATCTGACCGCCCACGCCCGGCTCCTCGCCATCGCCCGCGACGACGCCGAGCTCGTCCTGCGCCGCGACCCGTCTTTGTCGAGCGCGCGCGGCGAGGCGTTGCGCGTCCTGCTGTATCTCTTCGAAAGGGACGAAGCGATCCGCCTGCTCCGGGCCGGGTGACACGTCGCCAGGCAAAGCCGGCGCCTCGGCTCGCGTGCGACGGCGCACATACCGCGGGCCCCACTCCCTCTAGGTTGCTCTCCAACGACCACTCGAGTTGATGGAGAGAGAAATGACGAACGCTTTCACCAAAATCATCGGCGCCTTATTGGGCATGTCCATCTTCTTTGCCGTCGGCGTCGGCCTCGCCCATGCGGGAGGCTCGATGGACCCCTCCTCCCACCAGAGCCGCTGCGATCACCCAGCCTGCGGCCTTCGCTGAGGCCAAGCAGGGAGAAAGCTTGAGAGGCCCCAGTAGGCGGTGTCTCAGACCCGGCGCGCGAGGACGATGCGGTTGCTGTTGACGCCCTTGGCGTTGTTGGCGACGCCCCAGCAATTGCTGGTCTTGGTGAAGCTCTGTCGGTTCACCATGACGCCGAGGCGCGCGAAGGGCAGCCCCGCCATCGCCTCCCAGACCAGCCGCTCCAGCAGGACGCCGCCGTTGCGCACTTCGCCAACCTCATAGGCCACAGCTCC
Proteins encoded in this window:
- a CDS encoding orotate phosphoribosyltransferase, translated to MSNDRQFAAQETAKALIEVQAVLVNTEKPFITTAGWASPVYIDMRKIISYPRLRRRLVDFATRAIERDIGYESLDVVAGGETAGIPFAAWISDSLMLPMQYVRKKPKGFGRNARIEGDLHENGRALLVEDLATDGGSKKDFVQALRDAGQRCDHVFVFFFYDIFAGAREDLEKLGVSLHSLATWRDVLAVGRAHRYFPEAALNEVEAFISDPVAWSAAHGGADKPKA
- a CDS encoding M15 family metallopeptidase, with product MSRFFFSAALLLLAVAPARADPPPGFSRLADVAPDILQDMRYAGSDNFTGHRVPGYDAPQCWLKTDAANALAAAQAEAKARGISLVVYDCYRPRRAVSAFVDWSRNADQATKPEHYPRLDKSQLFPQGYIAAQSTHSTGLAVDLGVKGWNFGTPFDFFDPRSWTKSQTTRDARKHRDALVALMRRHGFDNYPREWWHFTFKGVENAESYDAPID
- a CDS encoding lysozyme inhibitor LprI family protein; this encodes MRRIKTAIVLGLLLGASGASAKDCSALATQTDMNICEGEIFEKADARLNDVYRRLAAKISAKGKSKLVEAERAWLTYRDLQCDFDTLGVEGGSIHGMMVAQCRTEMTKEQTKRLERQLTCQEGDMSCGNQ
- a CDS encoding type II toxin-antitoxin system death-on-curing family toxin, which gives rise to MKKREETGWRFLDRAIALAVHEAVLAEHGGAVGVISEAALTAALQRPVDLARAAPGCDAARLAAACAAGFIRSHPFVQGKKRVALAALELFLADNGYELAASDEECFIAVAQFANREIDEEAFAAWVRAHVPQRSGGR
- a CDS encoding AbrB/MazE/SpoVT family DNA-binding domain-containing protein — its product is MSDPDPIEAYGALKVIRIGNSLGVVLPREIIADLGVEKGDRLYLTRSPEGYRVTKTDPEFERRVALAKRIISKRHNALRALSK
- the recG gene encoding ATP-dependent DNA helicase RecG, coding for MRPDILAPLFGRTAALPGVGPKTAPLFDRLLARPGSQARVVDLLFHLPTNVIDRSQRPTIAEAPLETQVVIKAQVVDHRRPQGRYAKQPYRVLVEDETGDVELVFFLANADWIERSLPLGATRWISGRIELYDGRRQMVHPDRVLDEAGLAKLAPFEPVYGLTEGLQPRFVLRAAEEALARLPDLPEWQEPTVLAANKLPGFGEALRAAHRPDSVKALSPQHPARQRLALDELLASQLALRLTRAKMRRLPGRENKGDGHIASTIEAALPFRLTGAQRRALDDIRADLGSDMRMLRLVQGDVGSGKTVVAALAMASVVECGRQAALMAPTEILARQHYERLAPLLEPAGVRVALLTGRLKASERAATHAAVAAGEIEVVVGTHALVQGDLAFRDLGIAVVDEQHRFGVQQRLALGAKGDAVDVLVMTATPIPRTLALTAFGDMDCSALDEKPPGRTPISTRALPASRIGEVVAGLMRAVASGARAYWVCPLVEENEDLDLAAAEARAADLRHYFGDAVGLLHGRMKGPEKDAAMEAFQRGETKVLVATTVVEVGVDVPEATIMVIEHAERFGLAQLHQLRGRVGRGTGKSSCLLLYKGPLSEAAKARLTTLRQTEDGFRIAEEDLRLRGEGELLGTRQAGLPGFRLADLTAHARLLAIARDDAELVLRRDPSLSSARGEALRVLLYLFERDEAIRLLRAG